A part of Carassius carassius chromosome 4, fCarCar2.1, whole genome shotgun sequence genomic DNA contains:
- the LOC132139849 gene encoding palmitoyltransferase ZDHHC15A-like, with protein MFCSRHWCRPCLLSPSVFLLFFHIWLLTSNKTTIEWLSVPFFADGPGSEAFDVGVWANFLQVFGKKKSLWPFPVSSSQEDGHSFPLRWQMSSHSHSVINGNVHYAMEGSVVSPEGVSVTIAVDD; from the exons ATGTTTTGTTCCCGACACTGGTGTCGGCCATGTTTGCTGTCACCCtcagtttttttgcttttcttccACATCTGGCTTCTCACCAGCAACAAAACTACTATTG AGTGGTTGTCAGTCCCCTTTTTTGCGGATGGACCAGGAAGTGAGGCGTTTGATGTGGGTGTCTGGGCAAACTTCTTACAGgtgtttggaaagaaaaaaagtctCTGGCCATTTCCAGTATCCAGCAG TCAAGAGGATGGACATTCTTTCCCCTTGAGATGGCAGATGTCCTCTCACAGTCATTCAGTGATAAATGGAAATGTACATTATGCCATGGAAGGAAGTGTGG TCTCACCTGAGGGGGTCTCTGTTACCATAGCAGTGGATGACTAG